gatccatcatatgaattatctcgatcgagattttactaatttgaaatacagtgatgcattatctcctataatccagaggggttaatcccatctcgatcaataCAAACTTCACAAAtatttgactgtatccaatagccttctgtcactgcattagaaatatagatagttcggcactaaagtacagtgagttgcttgtaagccaCCATGGTGATTTCAGGTCTGAAGGATGCTTATGTCCATACCTTTTGTGAGCTGTCATTGACAGTAGAGCACTCCACAggagagtcacttgttcagtaatgatgtactcttacatctcatctgtatatcacatcagtgtctccacactctttggtatgaggacaaccaaactatatggcacacaacgatctatacttaatAAACATCATCGTTCTTTAATAACATATCGTTTGATCACACACAtggtttaagaactatttgataaattttcttttatcgattactttatagttctaaggacttcatcacaatacaagagttttaataaagaagatgtacaatttgtgatgaaaaatatcaaataatttttattaattcataattcatatacatattacaaagagcataatcatccatatgattgactttaggacatattttctaacagagATGGGGCCATCGGACGAACTTGTGTCTTCACCATACCCTGCTATAGTTACAGTACAATGGTGGTGAGTGCTTGGACTTATTCAGTCAGTGCATCAATCATGTTCGGGTTTATAATTGTGAATTGTTAAGGAGGTTGTTTCCTAGCGATTTGCACAGCATGTGCGTTGTGCAGAGATAACTGTTGATGTGATTTGGTTCTCATTATCTTTTCTTAAAAATGAGGTAATAGTCCTTTCTCTAGCATCAATCTGTTATTACATATTTTCAATAGGATATGACAAGACAGGATAGCTCAAATTATTCACCTAGTTAAAGTGGGTAAGCACTAGTCAGGATCCCAGTCACTTATAAAGAAAGTCTGCATACGTCAGAGAAAGAAATGAGAGATTTTTCAGtggaggaccctccgatgcttaagttagtaacAGTCGAAGAGGAAGAATAGTAGAAGAGAATATTGAGAACAATAGTAAGCGATAGTGTTTAGAAAGTTCTCCTCTTTTTggcatctttctttctttcctttttaaagGAGAAGGTTTATTAGGTGGTTAGCAACCGCTCGAGCCAGAGTAATTGGTTGTTGACGATTGGTTACGGGACCAGCTGTTCATACCGTTATAACCGAATGCCAACTCAGAATAATCCATACACCCATAACTTCTCATAGCTTTCGAGTCATAATATGGTTCGTAGAGAATCGGAATGGAGATGAGGTGTGATCGGTAAAGCACTAACGATGTAGATCTGATCCAATTGCCGATCTCTTGTGATCGGCTATCAACCAATGGCATCAACGTTAAGCAGAGCATACATCACAGATTGTTTATATTATAATACCAAGTGTTTACCATATCTTCGAAGGTCGGACACATCACCAAGTGGACCAAATATTGCTTAACGGCTAGCATTGGCAATATTGAGTCGGTAATTCCCATTTTTCCTATAGTGCAAGCAGAGACCACTCAATCCGATGTTCCTTTTTCATGTCATGGAGGTGAAGAGCTTAACCCTTGTTATAAAGGTGCATATTTTTTTTTCGTATTTGTATTACTTGCAAATTTCCACAACATATCCATGCATCGATTCAACTTAAAAACAACCCATAAATTGGCACACTAAATGCAGATATTCCCATATTAGATCATGTTTAATTTGGTCTACGTAAGCTAGGACATCAGATGATTAAAcaatatttttctaaatataaTGAGAGGGGGCtttcttctctaagcatattcAAGTCAAGCTTAGCTCAACCacaactcatgattttgtaattgaTCCATGCCCAGACTAACTTACCTAACTTTCAGATGAACTACTATTGTTCATAAATACCTATTTTTAAGAGATTTAATGCAAACATGAAACCCAACTCCGTAAGACTCCCATATACGCAATCTAATCCAATTTTAACCATTATATAATCGCATTATCATTACTATGATGACAACATATCCTTTTACATGTAaggtatattattattattattatatatctcaATTAGTTATTCATTCTTattttgaacttaattgagcTATGGTAGAGCAAGCCAAGTCTCTTTCAATAGCTTAGATCATATATTAATCAAAGTAGCCAAACTCAACCTGATATTCAAACCAAATTTGAGCTAATCACAAATTATTCAAGTTAAAGCTTTAATAGTGGAGTTGATAGCTTTGTAAACCCATATGCTAAAATGGTTTGCTCTTTTTGGAAGTAAGAGACAAAGTTAAATCAACAAGAAAGGAAATTTGATTTTGTTAAAGTTGAAATTAATAAATCAGTAGATTCATATTTAGAATTTTTAATCTCATAAAACATCAGGTGCTTTGCGTCTTAGTCACTTCTTAATGCTGCTATCCCTATTCTTATAGCCAATAAAATGGCAAGGCTAGACTATTGTTGATTACTTAATTTGGAATATACTATACCATTATTCATGCTTGGACCAAGTTATCAAGGATAGTTATCTCTATCTGGATTTTGTATATATATAatcttataaatatttaaaattacatTATATTCTCTAAATTTACATTTTATACGTGCGCGTGCATTGCATTGCGAGGGTTTTTTatataatgtcatatatatatatatatatatatatatatatatatatatatatataaaatctaaaataaatttttttaaatttatccaaGTGATAGGACCTTCGCTAAAAGATCGCGAAGGAGTTCAATTTGTACTTGTACTTAGCCTCGAGATTTTAGCATGGCGCGGCCATGTGGTCCAGCCCAACATGCTGCCGCTTTAACAACTGACAAGCCACCCAACGTGGCCAACTTTTAATATACATATGTCAAAGCAGCGAAACACGGGTCGTCGAGCTGGAAACCCAGTCGtttgctcctctttttcttaacattaaaagaagaagatataAACATCAATtggattaattaataaaaaagttTTCAAAGGAGGACAGCGAGAGGAGGAGCAGGCGAGTCAAAAAGTCATTTCGATAGTCTCAATGCGTCAAGCAAAAGCTGTCAGCTTAGTCAAAAAGAACACCCATCAAAGGCCTCAATGGCAACAACACCCAACAGCTGTCTTCCCTCCCCTCACGGAGCATTTCGTACAGCAATCGTATTCCAGGCTCGAACTTGCACGTGGCAAGCGGCTATTTGATATCTTATTTATTTTGTGTTCAGAAGCACACATGATTACCGAATTGCCATCTTCGTCGCGCGATCGCGTCAAAGCTGCAGGCGCAACCAACCGCCCCACGCCGTCTCTCGCACGAACGCCATCGTACGACCCACTCGCGGTAAAAGAGGGTCATCTGGACCGTTAATTCTATGTGCGGAAGATCGGACGGTTGAGATTAGGAGAAACTGCGTGATGGGCGATGAGTTACGGGACCTAATCCTCTAACAATTAATGACTACGTTGACTGAGGGTCAGgaatgaggagagagaaaagaagcctCTTTATACACGCCTTTCATCCTATCAGTTTTCGTTTTCTCTCTCCATCCATCCCCCAACAAGCTTCCTCCTATCTCATTTCATGGGAGTATCCGGCGCCGCCTCCGCTTCCACCGCCAGCAATTTCCTCCCTTCGGCGTCCCCCACTGCCACTCTCCGCCGCCCTTCTCACCCCGATCCGCTGTTCGCCGGCTGGCTCGCTTGCTAGGGTCCTGAATTCCTCCCTCGTTCCGTTATTTCTGAGGAAATTTAGGGTTTTGGGGAGCTCATGATTCTGGCGGGCAAGCTCCGGGTAGATCTTGAAAGGTAGTGACTTTTCGTCCATTTGTATAGGCTATTTGTGATCTAAATGAAGAGGCTGAGATCGTACGGTGAAGACGCCGACGAGGACGTCGGTGAGAAGGGGGTTTTTAAGGACTGGCCGAGACGGGATCAAGATCCGGAGCGATTGTCCTCGCATCGTCGGTTCTACTACAAGACTGACAGCTTGCGGAGAAGCTCGTCGTCATCGGCCTATGATCGGTCTCTTGATGATGATCGGGAGTCTTCCAGATCTCAGCGGAAGAGGCTTGATCACGAAGTGGACGGATTTGAGCGGCGGAAAGGGTTTGATCGGTACCGGGATGCCGGCGACCGGCCGATGCAGGTGTCGTCCTCTCCGCGTGGGCTTTACGGGAGCAGCGACCGTCTGTACCGGTCGGAGAGCTTCTCAGGGCTGAGGAGGGAATTTCCGAAGGGATTCAGGTCGGAGAGGGACCGGTCGAGGCGGGAGGGGAGCAGCGGCTTGTCTTGGCGGAGATCAATCAATGGCAAGGAGAAGGAGAACGAGGCTGCTGCTGATGAGGAGAGGAGATCACCAGCTGTGGATTCGGATTCTGTGGGAAGAGGAGGAAGCCATGCCACTTCCTCCGAGGATCATAGAGGGAAGACAAGGTCCAGGGAAACCTCGAGTTGTGAACAGTCTAGGAAAAATGAGATAACGAAGGCAGAGAAGCCGTGCAGAGATAGCTGTAGCAGTAGCGAGATGGAAGAAGGAGAGCTCGAACCAGATCCAGAACCGGAAACTGGTCCTGTAGCTGAACCTTTGCATGATACCAAGATGCGGGTGCGAAGTGAATCAGAAAATTGTAAGGATACAGAAGTTGAATGCACTGGTATACCAGAAACAAGTTCCGAGAAGAAAGAAATCATAGCTAGTGAAAATAAGTCCGATGGTGGGAGTGATAGTGGTGGGAAGGAAGAAGGGAAGGCAACAGATGTGGCAATGGATGAAGTAAATGTGGCTGAAGCAATGGATGAAGTAAATGTAGCTGAGCAGGCTCTGGATCACCAGCATGAGTCGGTCAAGGAAtttgaagagaagaaaagagaggagggagaaggagaaggaaaagataaCAATGTTGATGGTCATAAAGTAGAAGGTAAATCACTTAGGGAGGAACAGGGAGTCCTTCATGTAGAGAGCATGTCGTCACCTTCCCAAGGCATGGAAATGAAAGGCTGCGATGAAGAGCCGGTAGGTGCAGAGGAAGGGAAAGGAACGGTGCCTTCTGTTTGTCCTCACCCAGAAAACAAAACAAAGGAGGATAGGGGAGAAAGCCAGGCAGTAGAAGCTGAAACtgagggaagaaagaaagaagaggcaACTATAAACCTTGAGGTGGTGCAGAAGGAAGGAAGAGATATTGATCTTGAGGCTGAACCAGAGCATGCTGTTGGTCCATTTAATTCGAGTAAGGAATTTGTTGGGGAGAGCAATCGGGAGGAAATGACTCTGGAGTTAATGTCAGACAAGCTGAAGGAGGATTACAAGGACAAGGGCAAGAGCCTAGCAACTTCAATCTCCAGCCAAGCAAATTCAGTCAACATTGGTGATTCCATGGAGGGCCCCAGTGGAAGAGGCTTTGAGCTTGTCTTCCGTTCTGATGTTAGTCAACGTGAGAAAGAACACTGTGGTGGGGTTCTTATTGGCAAGCATAAAGATGAGAAACTCAAAATGGAGCCACTTGATCTCTCTCTTAGTTTGCCAGGTGTCTTGTTAGATCATACATCGAAACAGCCAAAGCCAAAACCTGATTCTCCTAGCCATGGAAAAAGCATCCAGTCTTTGCCATCTTCTTTCTGGACAAACTCAGATGGTTTCACAACTTCGATCTCATTCACAAGTTCTCAGCCATTGGTTCACAATCCTAGTTGTTCCCTTACACAGAATTCAATGGATAATTATGAACAATCAGTTGGTAGCCACCCTATATTTCAAGGAGTGGATCAGGTTTCTAATGATACCATAAGGCATGCTCAGGTTTCAAACGAGACTAAACAGAAGGGAGGAGCTGCCCCACTCTTCCAGAGAATACTGCTGAATGGTCATGCTTTGCAGAATTCACTTAATTCTTTGAACGGGCAACATCAATTGAAGTCCAATGGGCCCTCAAGGCAGCCAAGTCTTCCAAGGCAGTTGTCGCCTACACATAGTCATGGCTCTCATGATACTAGGTCAGAACACAGTAAGGATAAGAGGGTGCTCACAAGAGAGAGAAGCAGCAGTAGCCTTTTTAAGAGTGAGCAacaagaaggtgaactgcttgcCCTCAATGGTGCTGGTGTCATTGAGAGCATTGTCTCCAAAATTGTGGCAGAACCTTTACATCTAATGGGCAGGATGCTTCAAGGAATGACAGTGCACTCCATAGCATACCTGAAGGAAACAATCTGTGAGATGATTACTAGTGCAGATAAAAGTGGGCAAATATGTGCATTGCAGGAAGCACTTAAGAGGAAGTCTGACGTGACTATAGAAACACTGTCCAAATGCCCTCGTGTCCTTCTGGAGATCTTGGTAGCTATAAAAACAGGTCTTCCAGATTTCATTCGGAGGGCGAATAACATCCCATCATCTGATTTTGTTGAGATATTTTTAAATATGAAGTGCTGCAATCTTGCTTGCCGGAGTATTttgcctgttgatgattgtgacTGCAAAATTTGTTTACAGAAGAATGGCTTCTGCAGCTCATGCATGTGTCTTGTGTGCTCCAAATTTGACAATGCATCTAATACTTGTAGCTGGGTGGGCTGTGATATCTGCCTCCACTGGTGCCACACAGAATGTGGGTTGCGTGATTCTCATATTAGGAATGGGCGAAGTTCTACAGGAGCACAAGAGATGACTGAGATGCAGTTTCACTGTCTTGCTTGTGGTCATCGTTCTGAGATGTTTGGATTTGTGAAGGAAGTTTTTAAAACCTGTGCCAAGGACTGGAAAGTAGAAACTCTTGCTAAGGAACTTCAGTATGTGAAGACGATCTTTACTGGAAGCAACGATGTGAGGGGTAAAAAATTGCATGATGTAGTGGAGCAGTTGCTGATGAGACTGGAGGATAAAGCCAATCATTCTGAAGTTGTCAATTATGTAATGACATTTCTTTCTGGTAAGCTATTGACTATCTGCAACATAAAATCTTGGCTTATTTCAATTTACCATATTATTCGACTAATGCTGGACATCTGGATGTATATAATGTTTTTTTGCTTGGGATCTTGTGTGAGGGTCGGTCTTGGCACAATGGTATGTCCTCTATTGTCATAGGTGCACTGGTTCTAACATAGAAATAGCCTCTCCTTATGCGAGAGTAAGTCTGCATACATTTGACTCTCTCCAGAGCCTGTAGTGGTTGGAGCCCTGTGCACTTTTGAacaccctctttttttttttttgcctttttccttttttttttaatatgtgcTTGGTGTAGTTGTAAAACAGCATGACAATCTGGAAGTTCCCACTAGGTCAATATTCTGGTTGTTAGTATTGGGGAAACTCGTCTTGTTGGTAGTTTTCACCACTTGTCCCACATTGTTAGGTTTGAATGGTAGGATCCTCTCCTGCCAAAGATATCTAGGTCATAAATCAGTAGTATTCATTAAGTACAAAGTTTCACTTCCACGAATCTTACTTGGATAATCAAAGCTGTCATGGGTGAGGCCTCTAAGTTCCAGTTTAAGATAATGTTTGAAGTACTGCAGCACCTTAGGTATTCATGTTGATAGAGTTGTAACCAAGGAGAGCCATACTTCTTGTATGCTTCACAATTCATTCATGTTAGTATCTTTCGTCCTTTCTAAATCCAAGGACTTCTGGGGGCTTTCTTGTCAGTTACATAGTTTGAGCTGTATAACCAGATAGTTAGGTCTTATACTTGTTAATTGGCCTTTTAAGTTTTGTGGAAAGCTCCTTCCTTGTTTAAATAGTCATGTTGGCCAACTCCAAAATGGTATGTCCTTTCTTGTTTCTATCTCTGAAATTGAAACCTCCATGTGCCCTTTCATAACTTATATTCTCCACACGCCCGTTCAAAGCTCTTCCATTAAATATCTTCTCTCCACTAGGGATCTCTTCAATTAGTTATCCATGTTCTCCCAAAAGTGTTACTTTGTAGCACCATCCAACCCTACTTGAGGAGCATAAGCAGTAATGATATTAATAGACTCCTCTTCTAACACTGTTTATTAAGACTGTTTTGTCTCCTACTACCTTAATGTCTACAACCTTATCTTTTAACTTTAATTTATAATGATTCCTGCTCTATTTTGATTCCTATCTTTCTCTTTATATCAAAGTTTATGACTTAccaacctttttttttgtttttccttgTATCTTCTTGGTCTTTTGCATTAAGCTATGTTAACTCTCCTTTTAGTTGTTGCATTACTAGTTTTATCAACTATCCTATCAATGATCCTGTATTCTAAGTTGCTAAATGTATCCTACTTTCCTGGACTAACTTCTTTATCCACATTGCTGCATAAAAGAATGCGAACTCTTGCCTACTTCTCAGTATATCCAGGCGACAATGTGGTGCATCGTTTCTATAGAATGCACTAGTTAACCACCCGTTTGTCTCTATAACTCAAGGTCTGATGCAGTGCATCGCCAGTAGGGAATGCACTAATGGATTTCTTAGGAGTCATCTTTATATGATGTGACTATAATTTTATGCTGACCGTTAGCCTACCACAACCTTCCTGCTTTATCTGGGCATGGGACCAGCTATGTACAAAACATAGGTAGAGTTATTTATAGTTTTGGTGTTATAGGCTCAACCCAACTCATCTAAGCCTTAATCCAAACTAGTTGGGGTTGGCTGCATGAATTCTTTTCCTCCATGCTGCTCGATTTAGAACCATTGATATATCATTCTTACTACCTCCTTTGTGATTTTTGGTCTATTTATATCTCCCTTGTACACAGACACATACACATTCGTCACACATGTACATACACACATAATACACACAcacgtatgtatatatgtatatatgtatatatatatatatacatatatatacatatatacattaatgtttgtgtgtgtgtgtgtagatagatagatagatgtatctatctatctatctacacacacacacaaatacacacaatatctatctatctattcacacacacacacacacacacacatatatatgtgcatatatctacatatatattaaATCACTCCATATTGGTATGTCTCTCGGCTTATGTTGTACATGTTCAAACAATTTGAGTCATTCTTCTCCCAATTAGTGCTACCTCCACCTTTTGAGACTAAAAGCTTGAAATTATAAATTATTGCAATATTTCAGAAAGCGATGAAAGTGTTAACGAATTATAATACATTTGAATTCTTTCGTTATTAGATAATTATCAAACGCCTAATTATATGAGTgtttatagaattaaatgcaataaCATAAAACAACAAATTAGTATGAATTTGTTATCATCATATCAAGTACCAAATACCAACATATACCTTATGACCTGCAAAATATGGAGATCAAATGTATCATCTAAAGCGTATAATATTTATGCTATGAAAATCGAACCTTAAATCTAACAAGTCTACTACTCATGGGGATCTATGTACTACATCCACCTCATTTCTCCTTTTTATCCCAAAAACTTTTAATGACCCAAAATGTCTCTTCCATTAAGGAAAAATTAACTTTCAATTGAGTTGTTTGAAACTAATTCTTCCAAAAAAGGTCTTCTAATCTCTCAAATACAACTTTTCAAAAGATACATAAGGAAACATGTTTAATCTTGAGAAAATACTCCTTAAGGGCTAGCTTTTACCATCCATGAGCAAGTATTTCCTCTTTGAACACCAAACTAAATGGATGATGATCCAAAATCATAACTATTTAAGTAAGTGTATCTAAAGAAATGAACTATTCTttaccctccccccccccccccccccccccaagcaTATGCTACAtgcacaagagagagagagagagagatgtactGGTGAACAATATCTTGTAAGCATAGCATCCATCATTGGTTTAAACTCCTCAAAGGCCAGATTTACAATCCATGACTAAGTATTTCCTCTTTAAACTCGAAAAAATGATCCAAAGTTGTGACTCTTTAACTATTATGTTCAAAGAAATGTACTGATGACCAAAGCATCCATAATCACTTTTGGTCAGTTTTGGCCAAAATAGGTCCAAACCACCAATATTATTGGAACTTACCAAAACCATTGAAACTTATTGAAACTGAATTTCCAATATTCTGGTCTTAATTCCAGTAGAAACTTCCACTTGTCAGTGATTTCATTTGAACTTCAAACTCCGGTCATACCATACTTATGATCAAGTGCTGATTGCAAGTACCTTCTGTTTCATTGAATGATATAGTTATCATAGACAATAGGATGACTAGATATCACTGGAATATTTAGTTATATGTAAGCAAATCTCCAATGTCAGATTAAGTACTGTATTTTAATATCCAACATGAGGGTGCTGGATGGGTTCAAAATCATCAAGGGATAAGTCTTGGTTGCTACACGAAAAATTGATCCACTTTTTGTGCGATTGAACATCCACAAAGTGCACTTCATGTTCAAgcaatttctttttctttgaggattctttaggttgcatttggtaacccacaatctatccagattgcggGCAATTTAgtgtggtaatctggattactgcatttggtatgctttttgggtggtaatccagattgcctcatgggaggtaatctggattgccaTGGGAAaggatggctatccagattatcacttctttggcaatgttgcaataaaaattttggacaaaattatctcccaaaaaaaatcacacaaaacccATTGCCCAACCCTCCCCCCTCCCTCTAACCCCTCTCCGTGTGCGCCCCTGGCCTGCAGCTCCTCCATCTCCCCTTGTCTATCTGCGGCTCCTTCGCCTTTGTCCCCTACCACCTTTCCGTGGCTCCTCCACGCCCGTCCCCACCACCCCCATCGCTCCACATGCGCTAGCCCCCTTCTCATCCCTCCCAGTGCCCACGGTTCCCTACATCCTTCAGCCCGCCACTTCCCCGCACTACTACCACGCCGACACTATTCCCGTCACTTCTCaccagaaaaaaagaagagcattcggaCAAACTTATTGggggtattttgaaaatttgatttcacgTTACTAATAATCTGACTGTTGTACCAAACATGTCAATTaagattttctataattttactggAACATTGTCTGtgtgtaccaaacacagtaattaACGTTACTGGCAATTTAATGGTGGCAATCTATTTTGAAGGCAATCAACATTACCTTCCAAGATTGTCTggcgatgcaccaaatgcaaccttagtTCTTAGTATTCAGAATCTTTTATCCAGTGTGCTAAACCCAAATTTCCTTGGTGTACCGCTCTTGCAGAGCTTCCTTGGTTCTTCCTCATTTTTTGTCAAGCTACATCTTCAGGCCCTTATCTTAATCAGTTCCTGCAGTCTCTCCTTTCTCAAATAGCTAAAGGCTTTTCCTTCCAAACATCTTAATCAAGGGGTGAAAAGTAGGATTGCCAAACATGTTATGTTTTTGCTTTCCATCATGAAAGCAGCTTTTTGTTGGAAAGATTGATGGTGCTAACTGTGGCTAGTTACCACACCCTGTCATTGAAGAAAGTTATTTACCAATTGATATTCACATTCTGTTGAGCATTCTTTATAGTTGTTAATATTGATCAATTGAGCAGAAACTTGAGGACTGTCATCACTCAGTTGGGATAGTTTGGCATGGTCTTTGTGTGAGGATATGATCCACATGAAATGGCTTATTTGAACAGGTGCTGTTATTTCACATGGTCTGTCATAAATGGTTGTGCGTGCATGCAGGAACAAGTAGGTGGGGGCATGTACTTGTGTTTGCATGCATGGACAAGTATgcttatgcatgcatgcatgcttgTGTGTGCATGATTGGATGGCTCACCTACTTTGCATTGGTATACTATTAGAGTTGACCCTTTTTGTGTAGGAATATGTGCAAATGACCAGTATAAATTGGTAGTGCCATCAaggtttaataattttaaatgccAAATAGTGCGATGTCTAAGTGTCAGTTTTGGCAAGAAATCTGAAAGGTGGGTGTTGCTTCTTTTCACTTTTTTGAATTTTAGTTTCACTTCACCTACTTGGTTAAATGTCAATTAAGTGTGATCATGTTCTTCTACAACAGCTATACTTTATCAGTC
This genomic window from Elaeis guineensis isolate ETL-2024a chromosome 13, EG11, whole genome shotgun sequence contains:
- the LOC105033144 gene encoding protein OBERON 4, translated to MKRLRSYGEDADEDVGEKGVFKDWPRRDQDPERLSSHRRFYYKTDSLRRSSSSSAYDRSLDDDRESSRSQRKRLDHEVDGFERRKGFDRYRDAGDRPMQVSSSPRGLYGSSDRLYRSESFSGLRREFPKGFRSERDRSRREGSSGLSWRRSINGKEKENEAAADEERRSPAVDSDSVGRGGSHATSSEDHRGKTRSRETSSCEQSRKNEITKAEKPCRDSCSSSEMEEGELEPDPEPETGPVAEPLHDTKMRVRSESENCKDTEVECTGIPETSSEKKEIIASENKSDGGSDSGGKEEGKATDVAMDEVNVAEAMDEVNVAEQALDHQHESVKEFEEKKREEGEGEGKDNNVDGHKVEGKSLREEQGVLHVESMSSPSQGMEMKGCDEEPVGAEEGKGTVPSVCPHPENKTKEDRGESQAVEAETEGRKKEEATINLEVVQKEGRDIDLEAEPEHAVGPFNSSKEFVGESNREEMTLELMSDKLKEDYKDKGKSLATSISSQANSVNIGDSMEGPSGRGFELVFRSDVSQREKEHCGGVLIGKHKDEKLKMEPLDLSLSLPGVLLDHTSKQPKPKPDSPSHGKSIQSLPSSFWTNSDGFTTSISFTSSQPLVHNPSCSLTQNSMDNYEQSVGSHPIFQGVDQVSNDTIRHAQVSNETKQKGGAAPLFQRILLNGHALQNSLNSLNGQHQLKSNGPSRQPSLPRQLSPTHSHGSHDTRSEHSKDKRVLTRERSSSSLFKSEQQEGELLALNGAGVIESIVSKIVAEPLHLMGRMLQGMTVHSIAYLKETICEMITSADKSGQICALQEALKRKSDVTIETLSKCPRVLLEILVAIKTGLPDFIRRANNIPSSDFVEIFLNMKCCNLACRSILPVDDCDCKICLQKNGFCSSCMCLVCSKFDNASNTCSWVGCDICLHWCHTECGLRDSHIRNGRSSTGAQEMTEMQFHCLACGHRSEMFGFVKEVFKTCAKDWKVETLAKELQYVKTIFTGSNDVRGKKLHDVVEQLLMRLEDKANHSEVVNYVMTFLSDSESNVSSSPSIFPPKGSSRNDAEGTNGIAGSSKERTRLPFVPPEKIPRLETAGLLSVVDHERVGQQTRDAEVQINLEKKPVIDELESVVKFKQAEAKMYQERADDARREAESLKHIAIVKNVKIEEDYASRIAKLRLVEAEERRRQKFKELQVIERAQVEYFNMKMRMEADIKDLLLKMEAAKRNFNT